From Vigna radiata var. radiata cultivar VC1973A unplaced genomic scaffold, Vradiata_ver6 scaffold_23, whole genome shotgun sequence, the proteins below share one genomic window:
- the LOC106778594 gene encoding uncharacterized protein LOC106778594 translates to MASSYLHTTHFQYIQISKPSSCPTPHSNTQITSISFPAQFLYNHCHNSCINPRSFVSLKATSTSIHSSLSTPKPPISKEEAILQAKTSLSTTLEKPLNNPKLIGKFKKLRQPKLRVEIPVIDDSPDSLSQLALDFFGDLLIKRKGSPTKILILWPDASFKESATVAFQSHSTIEHIDIPSVAKTDPRILNSAEVAIFLVPDSSQLALIKRISEAFYPKPVVLFNPKWAFEEESKFGDLSGFVGSFEVVYSFMGLEVRGILSKRKGVIFKCARDGVLSGERWNVFVEEGEELKVVSSFKSRPNIGEVENVLYNLMAINSPITKSAKFIKGLVSNVTGRK, encoded by the coding sequence ATGGCATCCTCCTATCTCCACACAACTCATTTCCAATATATCCAAATTTCCAAGCCATCATCATGTCCGACTCCACACTCCAATACTCAAATCACATCAATTTCATTTCCTGCTCAATTTCTGTACAATCACTGCCACAACTCCTGCATCAACCCAAGATCCTTTGTTTCCCTCAAAGCTACATCCACTTCCATCCATTCCTCTCTTTCCACCCCTAAACCGCCTATCTCAAAGGAGGAGGCCATACTTCAGGCCAAAACATccctttcaacaaccttagaGAAAcccctcaacaatcccaaactAATAGGCAAGTTCAAGAAACTAAGGCAACCCAAGCTCCGGGTTGAAATTCCAGTCATTGATGACTCACCGGATTCACTGTCCCAACTTGCCCTTGATTTTTTTGGTGACCTACTTATCAAAAGAAAAGGTTCTCCCACTAAGATCTTAATCCTATGGCCTGATGCCAGCTTTAAGGAATCTGCCACTGTTGCCTTTCAGTCTCATTCAACTATTGAACATATTGACATTCCTTCAGTGGCCAAAACAGACCCCAGAATCTTGAATTCTGCAGAAGTCGCAATATTTTTGGTGCCTGATAGCTCCCAGTTGGCtttgataaaaagaattagTGAAGCCTTTTATCCAAAGCCAGTGGTTTTGTTTAACCCAAAATGGGCATTTGAGGAAGAGAGCAAATTTGGTGATCTGAGTGGCTTTGTTGGTTCTTTTGAAGTGGTTTATTCTTTTATGGGGTTGGAAGTGAGAGGGATCTTGAGCAAAAGAAAAGGGGTGATTTTTAAGTGTGCCAGAGATGGGGTTCTGAGTGGAGAGAGATGGAATGTTTTTgtagaagaaggagaagaattgAAAGTGGTTTCCTCATTCAAGTCCAGACCAAATATTGGTGAAGTTGAAAATGTATTGTACAATCTGATGGCTATCAATTCGCCCATAACAAAGTCTGCAAAGTTCATCAAGGGATTGGTGTCAAATGTGACAGGGAGAAAGTAA
- the LOC106778545 gene encoding transcription factor ILR3, with protein sequence MVSPENSNWLFDYPLIDDDIAVGDGSFTVSASAFSWPPPPSNVSVEIDASLLDSDGLKDPALKKRGRSDSCTASSSKACREKLRRDRLNDKFVELGSILEPGRPPKTDKAAILMDAVRMVTQLRDEAQKLKESTTSLQEKIKELKAEKNELRDEKQRLKVEKEKLELQVKSMSAQPPFLPPPPAIPAAFAPQAQAPGNKLVPFISYPGVAMWQFMPPAAVDTSQDHVLRPPVA encoded by the exons ATGGTTTCCCCGGAAAACAGCAATTGGCTCTTCGACTATCCGTTGATCGACGATGACATTGCTGTCGGAGACGGCTCCTTCACCGTCTCCGCTTCCGCCTTCTCATGGCCCCCGCCTCCCTCCAATGTCAG TGTTGAAATTGATGCTTCACTCCTTGATTCTGATGGCCTCAAAGACCCTGCTTTGAAAAAGAG GGGTAGATCTGATTCATGTACTGCTTCTAGCTCCAAGGCGTGTCGGGAGAAGTTGCGAAGGGATAGACTTAATGACAA GTTTGTTGAATTGGGCTCCATCTTGGAGCCCGGAAGGCCTCCCAAAACAGACAAGGCTGCCATTCTTATGGATGCTGTTCGAATGGTGACGCAGCTCCGGGATGAAGCCCAGAAGTTGAAAGAGTCAACTACGAGTCTTCAAGAGAAGATTAAAGAGTTAAAG GCTGAGAAGAATGAACTTCGTGATGAGAAACAGAGGCTCAAGGTGGAGAAAGAGAAGCTGGAGCTACAAGTAAAATCAATGAGTGCCcaacctcctttcttgccaCCCCCTCCCGCAATTCCAGCCGCGTTTGCTCCACAAGCTCAAGCCCCGGGCAACAAGTTGGTGCCTTTCATCAGTTATCCGGGTGTTGCCATGTGGCAATTTATGCCTCCTGCCGCAGTGGATACATCACAGGATCATGTACTCCGTCCACCAGTTGCCTAA